Proteins encoded in a region of the Perognathus longimembris pacificus isolate PPM17 chromosome 11, ASM2315922v1, whole genome shotgun sequence genome:
- the Rit1 gene encoding GTP-binding protein Rit1, translating into MDSGARPVASCSSNPAGLSREYKLVMLGAGGVGKSAMTMQFISHRFPEDHDPTIEDAYKIRIRIDDEPANLDILDTAGQAEFTAMRDQYMRAGEGFIICYSITDRRSFHEVREFKQLIYRVRRTDDTPVVLVGNKSDLKQLRQVTKEEGLALAREFSCPFFETSAAYRYYIDDVFHALVREIRRKEKEGVLAMEKKSKPKSSVWKRLKSPFRKKKDSVT; encoded by the exons ATGGATTCTGGAGCTCGCCCGGTCGCCAGCTGCTCCAGCAACCCTGCGGGGCTGTCACGGGAGTACAAGCTAGtgatgctgggcgctggtggtgtGGGGAAGAGTG CCATGACCATGCAGTTCATCAGCCACCGATTCCCAGAGGATCATGATCCCACCATTG AAGATGCTTATAAAATCCGGATCCGCATTGACGATGAGCCTGCCAATCTGGACATTTTGGATACAGCTGGACAG GCCGAGTTTACAGCCATGCGAGATCAGTATATGAGGGCAGGAGAAGGGTTTATCATCTGTTATTCTATCACTGATCGCCGAAGTTTCCATGAAGTTCGGGAATTTAAACAGCTTATTTATCGAGTTCGACGTACTGATGATACACCTGTGGTTCTTGTAGGAAACAAATCTGATCTAAAACAGCTAAGACAG GTTACCAAGGAAGAAGGACTGGCTCTGGCCCGAGAATTCAGTTGCCCGTTTTTTGAGACATCTGCTGCATACCGCTACTACATTGATGATGTTTTCCATGCCCTTGTACGGGAGATAcgtaggaaagaaaaagaaggggtaCTAGCTATGGAGAAAAAATCTAAACCCAAAAGCAGTGTATGGAAGAGGTTGAAATCACCATTCCGGAAGAAGAAAGATTCAGTCACTTGA